One region of Anaeromyxobacter paludicola genomic DNA includes:
- a CDS encoding tetratricopeptide repeat protein, with the protein MSVHRSPPPLTVLRPVAGEAAPASPRDRLRRLEEERGRAASAEERVRIDRQLARIWEEELQQAAPAFVALARAVRAAPRDPGLRSALRAAAERCGARLAWARVVAEAALALPAADARPLRAELAAAAEGSPDLDALAWPALLAHHGERLADGAAAGEAAASLQAVERLLSLAPARAGAARLLEDAARESGDPRRLAQVLTIRLEAADPAEEGPLQAELGALCERLGELDGAARALSRACALAHGEGRATLLLRVGRLHAARGALDLAEAWLARAAEGGAPEPLAELARVRARRGDRAGALAALQGQAAREPDPGRRRELLLEVADMRAEQGDVAGAVDACRQLLAVSPDDPQAAALLARLLGTSERWSELDEALGREARAADRRGDPAAAADLEVRRAELRRGRLDDEPGALAALREALRRAPRHPGALAAVEALAAGGGPAAEPACELLDPIFAAERRPDRRAAALGWRLARATDPARRAALLLELSRLRAGPLSDAPGALEAAAAALREDPDAAGALEQVEALAAAAGQPASLRALFGECAARARAPERQVALRRAAARLLAAAAPEDAADAWRRLLRDLPQDLEAWRWLAAWHRARAEAEPLAEALRALEVAEPEEAARAAALDELAAVLEGQGDAAGAAACLRRLAALRPEDRAALSRLDALCAAAGREAELAEVLARELALADRDGDRAAARALRLRLAALRAGPLLDREGAVALAAQVLDEDPGAAEARALLEAAAAAEPGHPVATAALERACERTGDLAGLAAARERRAASAAAPSERKALHLAVAALRERLGDPAGRFEALAGAFREDPGDGALRERLAALAEETGRLGALADLYAAALALLPPSPRAELALALGALAERLDDPERACGAYAEARALDAGAAARALPALERLHAAASRHEPLAEVLEAQARGTSGAARAALLMRLARLHEERLGRPEDALRAWEAARAADPDALEALRALARLDEAAGRRASLCERLAALRAHASDPADRAGLAAREAELLEALGDPAGAAERWRAGLEEPASGWPAATRAERWSHLGELEAGLGEAARAAAAWREALLAEPQYLPALRALRQVHAAAGEPGALQGVLRRLAALEDGEAEGEARLALAEALLSSGERREAAEQGRRALAALSGEAELARLARVFDEAGSAEGAARVAEARAERAATAAAWADAAARWAAAGGAGAREAAALSRALELDPAHRPAWERLRALRAAEGDWRARAALDEAFLPSLPAGERRALRRELARAQEERLREPALAFLGWCRALQEWPEDAEALAEARRLGTETGQLEELAGVVEDLAEAAAGPQRARLLLSLGELRRSGLGDDAGALAAWEAAAEAAPGEPAPLEAIAALQEARGDAAGLVAALERQAEAAAEPARKAALLRRAAALQEERLSDGAGAEGSLRRAWELDPGEGALEPLAGLLARQRRFGDLADLLARAAQAAAPGEPRRALLARLAELRQRELRDDAGAVAAWRDAAAVDPADPGPWRALSALHAAAGRQAEACEALERLAALSPEPGERAEALGRAAALAEEALHDAPRAVAASEALLRLRPGEPAAVARLGRLYRALRRLEPLDALLAARIREAEGEEALALRLERAALLERDLGDRAGAAAVLREALAEAPRSAEALLALCALDEAAGRLGEAAELLARLAALAPDGAARAAALTRLGELHASRRGDAAAAEAVLRQALEADPGHLPALRAARALAESGGDRERAEQLLEAEARHAGSPAEAAALYLGLAARRLDREDGAAAARACAAALERAPGDLDALRLAAELALSLGELSRAHLLLAARVQGLGAAGEVAAPELPPALARLGWVSERLGRAEEARGAFRRALELDPGQRLALAGLARLAAAGGSAEEALRAGEAWRAADPDAAPEVEAVFRAAAARLGGGRVSHA; encoded by the coding sequence GTGAGCGTCCACCGCTCCCCACCGCCGCTCACCGTGCTGCGCCCCGTCGCCGGCGAGGCGGCGCCGGCCTCGCCGCGGGACCGGCTGCGGCGGCTCGAGGAGGAGCGCGGGCGCGCGGCGAGCGCGGAGGAGCGGGTCCGGATCGACCGGCAGCTGGCGCGGATCTGGGAGGAGGAGCTCCAGCAGGCCGCGCCGGCCTTCGTGGCCCTCGCCCGCGCCGTCCGCGCGGCGCCCCGGGACCCCGGGCTGCGGAGCGCCCTGCGCGCCGCCGCCGAGCGCTGCGGCGCGCGCCTCGCCTGGGCGCGGGTGGTGGCCGAGGCGGCGCTGGCGCTGCCCGCGGCGGACGCCCGGCCGCTCCGCGCCGAGCTGGCCGCCGCCGCCGAGGGCTCGCCGGACCTCGACGCGCTCGCCTGGCCCGCGCTCCTCGCCCACCACGGCGAGCGGCTCGCGGACGGCGCGGCCGCCGGCGAGGCGGCGGCGTCGCTCCAGGCCGTCGAGCGGCTGCTCTCGCTCGCGCCGGCGCGCGCGGGGGCCGCGCGGCTCCTCGAGGACGCGGCGCGGGAGAGCGGCGATCCGCGGCGGCTCGCGCAGGTGCTGACGATCCGGCTCGAGGCGGCCGATCCGGCCGAGGAGGGGCCGCTGCAGGCCGAGCTGGGCGCCCTCTGCGAGCGGCTCGGGGAGCTCGACGGCGCGGCCCGGGCGCTCTCGCGGGCCTGCGCGCTCGCGCACGGCGAGGGCCGGGCGACGCTGCTCCTGCGGGTGGGCCGGCTCCACGCCGCGCGCGGCGCGCTCGACCTGGCGGAGGCCTGGCTCGCCCGCGCCGCGGAGGGGGGCGCGCCGGAGCCGCTCGCCGAGCTGGCGCGGGTGCGGGCCCGGCGCGGCGACCGGGCCGGCGCGCTCGCGGCGCTGCAGGGGCAGGCGGCGCGCGAGCCCGACCCCGGCCGGCGGCGCGAGCTCTTGCTGGAGGTGGCGGACATGCGGGCCGAGCAGGGTGACGTGGCGGGCGCGGTGGACGCCTGCCGGCAGCTCCTCGCCGTTTCCCCCGACGACCCGCAGGCGGCCGCGCTGCTGGCGCGGCTGCTCGGCACCTCGGAGCGCTGGAGCGAGCTCGACGAGGCGCTCGGGCGCGAGGCGCGCGCGGCCGATCGCCGCGGGGATCCCGCGGCGGCCGCGGATCTCGAGGTGCGCCGGGCGGAGCTGCGGCGGGGCCGGCTCGACGACGAGCCCGGGGCGCTCGCGGCCCTCAGGGAGGCGCTCCGGCGCGCCCCGCGCCACCCCGGCGCGCTCGCCGCGGTGGAGGCGCTCGCGGCGGGCGGCGGCCCGGCGGCGGAGCCGGCCTGCGAGCTGCTCGACCCGATCTTCGCGGCGGAGCGGCGGCCGGACCGGCGCGCCGCGGCGCTGGGCTGGCGGCTCGCCCGCGCGACCGACCCCGCGCGGCGGGCGGCGCTCCTGCTCGAGCTCTCCCGGCTCCGGGCCGGGCCGCTCTCCGATGCTCCCGGCGCGCTCGAGGCCGCCGCGGCGGCGCTGCGCGAGGACCCCGACGCCGCGGGCGCGCTCGAGCAGGTGGAGGCGCTCGCGGCCGCCGCCGGCCAGCCGGCCTCGCTGCGGGCGCTCTTCGGGGAGTGCGCGGCCCGGGCGCGCGCGCCGGAGCGGCAGGTGGCGCTGCGGCGCGCGGCGGCGCGGCTCCTCGCGGCGGCGGCGCCGGAGGACGCGGCCGACGCCTGGCGACGGCTCCTGCGCGACCTGCCGCAGGACCTCGAGGCGTGGCGCTGGCTCGCCGCCTGGCACCGGGCGCGCGCGGAGGCGGAGCCGCTCGCCGAGGCGCTGCGGGCCCTCGAGGTGGCCGAGCCGGAGGAGGCCGCCCGGGCGGCGGCGCTCGACGAGCTGGCCGCCGTGCTCGAGGGACAGGGGGACGCCGCCGGCGCCGCCGCCTGCCTGCGGCGGCTCGCCGCCCTGCGGCCCGAGGACCGGGCCGCGCTCTCGCGCCTCGACGCCCTCTGCGCCGCCGCCGGCCGCGAGGCCGAGCTCGCCGAGGTGCTCGCGCGGGAGCTCGCGCTCGCCGATCGCGACGGCGACCGCGCCGCCGCCCGGGCGCTGCGGCTCAGGCTCGCGGCCCTGCGGGCGGGCCCCCTCCTCGACCGCGAGGGCGCGGTGGCGCTCGCGGCGCAGGTGCTCGACGAGGACCCGGGCGCGGCCGAGGCGCGGGCGCTGCTCGAGGCGGCGGCCGCCGCCGAGCCGGGCCACCCGGTGGCGACGGCGGCGCTCGAGCGGGCCTGCGAGCGGACCGGCGACCTCGCGGGGCTCGCCGCGGCGCGGGAGCGGCGAGCCGCGTCCGCCGCCGCGCCGTCCGAGCGCAAGGCGCTCCACCTCGCGGTGGCGGCGCTGCGCGAGCGGCTCGGCGACCCGGCCGGTCGCTTCGAGGCGCTGGCCGGCGCGTTTCGCGAGGACCCCGGCGACGGCGCGCTGCGCGAGCGGCTCGCCGCCCTGGCCGAGGAGACCGGCCGGCTCGGCGCGCTCGCCGACCTCTACGCCGCGGCGCTGGCGCTCCTCCCGCCATCCCCGCGGGCGGAGCTGGCGCTCGCCCTCGGCGCGCTGGCGGAGCGCCTGGACGATCCGGAGCGGGCCTGCGGCGCCTACGCCGAGGCGCGCGCGCTCGACGCGGGCGCGGCGGCCCGGGCGCTCCCGGCGCTGGAGCGGCTCCACGCGGCGGCGAGCCGCCACGAGCCGCTCGCCGAGGTGCTCGAGGCCCAGGCGCGCGGGACGTCGGGCGCGGCCCGGGCGGCGCTCTTGATGCGGCTCGCCCGCCTCCACGAGGAACGGCTCGGGCGGCCCGAGGACGCGCTGCGCGCCTGGGAGGCGGCGCGGGCGGCGGACCCGGACGCGCTCGAGGCGCTGCGGGCGCTGGCGCGGCTCGACGAGGCGGCCGGGCGGCGGGCCTCGCTCTGCGAGCGGCTCGCGGCGCTCCGGGCGCACGCGTCGGACCCGGCGGACCGGGCGGGGCTCGCGGCGCGCGAGGCGGAGCTGCTCGAGGCGCTGGGGGATCCGGCCGGCGCGGCGGAGCGGTGGCGCGCCGGGCTCGAGGAGCCCGCGAGCGGCTGGCCCGCCGCGACGCGGGCCGAGCGCTGGTCCCACCTCGGCGAGCTCGAGGCCGGGCTCGGCGAAGCGGCGAGGGCCGCCGCGGCCTGGCGGGAGGCGCTCCTCGCCGAGCCGCAGTACCTGCCGGCGCTCCGGGCGCTGCGGCAGGTGCACGCCGCGGCGGGCGAGCCCGGCGCGCTCCAGGGCGTGCTGCGGCGGCTCGCGGCCCTCGAGGACGGCGAGGCCGAGGGCGAGGCGCGGCTCGCGCTCGCCGAGGCGCTTCTCTCCTCGGGCGAGCGGCGCGAGGCGGCGGAGCAGGGGCGGCGGGCGCTGGCGGCGCTCTCCGGCGAGGCGGAGCTGGCCCGGCTGGCGCGCGTCTTCGACGAGGCCGGCTCGGCCGAGGGCGCGGCGCGGGTGGCCGAGGCCCGGGCCGAGCGGGCCGCGACCGCCGCGGCCTGGGCCGACGCGGCGGCGCGCTGGGCGGCGGCGGGCGGGGCGGGGGCCCGCGAGGCGGCGGCGCTCTCCCGGGCGCTCGAGCTCGACCCGGCGCACCGGCCGGCCTGGGAGCGGCTGCGGGCGCTCCGCGCGGCCGAGGGCGACTGGCGGGCGCGGGCGGCGCTCGACGAGGCCTTCCTGCCGTCGCTGCCGGCTGGCGAGCGGCGCGCGCTGCGGCGCGAGCTGGCGCGGGCGCAGGAGGAGCGGCTCCGGGAGCCGGCGCTCGCCTTCCTCGGCTGGTGCCGCGCGCTCCAGGAGTGGCCGGAGGACGCCGAGGCGCTGGCCGAGGCGCGGCGGCTCGGGACCGAGACCGGGCAGCTGGAGGAGCTCGCCGGCGTGGTCGAGGACCTGGCCGAGGCTGCGGCGGGGCCGCAGCGGGCGCGCCTCCTCCTCTCGCTCGGCGAGCTGCGGCGGTCGGGGCTCGGCGACGACGCGGGCGCGCTCGCGGCCTGGGAGGCGGCGGCCGAGGCCGCGCCGGGCGAGCCGGCGCCGCTCGAGGCGATCGCGGCGCTGCAGGAGGCGCGGGGCGACGCGGCCGGCCTGGTCGCGGCGCTGGAGCGGCAGGCCGAGGCGGCCGCCGAGCCGGCGCGGAAGGCGGCCCTCCTGCGGCGGGCGGCGGCGCTCCAGGAGGAGCGGCTCTCGGACGGCGCCGGCGCGGAGGGCTCGCTGCGGCGCGCCTGGGAGCTCGATCCGGGGGAGGGCGCCCTCGAGCCGCTCGCCGGGCTGCTGGCGCGCCAGCGCCGCTTCGGCGACCTCGCCGACCTGCTCGCGCGGGCCGCGCAGGCGGCGGCGCCGGGCGAGCCGCGGCGCGCGCTCCTGGCCCGGCTGGCCGAGCTGCGGCAGCGGGAGCTGCGCGACGACGCCGGCGCGGTGGCGGCCTGGCGCGACGCGGCGGCGGTCGATCCCGCCGATCCGGGCCCGTGGCGCGCCCTCTCCGCGCTCCACGCGGCGGCCGGGCGGCAGGCCGAGGCCTGCGAGGCGCTGGAGCGGCTCGCGGCGCTCTCGCCGGAGCCGGGGGAGCGCGCCGAGGCGCTCGGGCGCGCGGCGGCGCTCGCCGAGGAGGCGCTCCACGACGCGCCGCGGGCCGTCGCGGCGTCGGAGGCGCTGCTGCGGCTCCGGCCCGGCGAGCCGGCCGCGGTGGCCCGCCTCGGGCGGCTCTACCGGGCCCTGCGCCGCCTCGAGCCGCTCGACGCGCTCCTCGCGGCGCGGATCCGCGAGGCGGAGGGCGAGGAGGCGCTGGCGCTGCGGCTCGAGCGCGCCGCCCTCCTCGAGCGCGACCTCGGCGACCGCGCCGGCGCCGCCGCGGTGCTGCGCGAGGCGCTCGCCGAGGCGCCCCGCTCCGCGGAGGCGCTCCTCGCGCTCTGCGCGCTCGACGAGGCCGCCGGCCGCCTCGGCGAGGCGGCGGAGCTCCTGGCGCGCCTCGCGGCCCTCGCGCCGGACGGCGCCGCGCGGGCGGCGGCGCTCACCCGCCTCGGCGAGCTGCACGCGTCGAGGCGCGGGGACGCGGCGGCCGCGGAGGCGGTGCTCCGGCAGGCGCTGGAGGCGGATCCGGGCCACCTGCCGGCGCTGCGGGCCGCCCGCGCGCTCGCGGAGTCGGGCGGCGACCGGGAGCGGGCCGAGCAGCTCCTGGAGGCGGAGGCGCGCCACGCCGGGTCGCCCGCCGAGGCGGCGGCGCTCTACCTCGGGCTCGCGGCGCGCCGGCTCGACCGCGAGGACGGGGCCGCCGCGGCGCGGGCCTGCGCGGCGGCGCTGGAGCGGGCGCCGGGGGATCTCGACGCGCTCCGGCTCGCGGCCGAGCTGGCGCTCTCGCTCGGCGAGCTCAGCCGGGCGCACCTCCTGCTCGCGGCGCGGGTGCAGGGGCTCGGGGCGGCCGGCGAGGTCGCCGCGCCGGAGCTGCCGCCGGCCCTGGCCCGGCTCGGCTGGGTCTCCGAGCGGCTCGGGCGCGCCGAGGAGGCGCGGGGGGCGTTCCGGCGGGCGCTCGAGCTCGACCCGGGGCAGCGGCTCGCGCTGGCGGGGCTGGCGCGGCTCGCGGCCGCGGGCGGCAGCGCCGAGGAGGCCCTGCGGGCCGGCGAGGCCTGGCGCGCGGCGGATCCGGACGCCGCGCCGGAGGTGGAGGCCGTCTTCCGGGCCGCGGCGGCGCGGCTCGGCGGCGGGAGGGTGAGCCATGCGTGA
- the cglE gene encoding adventurous gliding motility protein CglE, with protein sequence MTPTRAALGLAVLLAAAAARAAEPAPPLEEDPRAPRFHEVEHGAFTTLETGWFTLFKTRVADRARYPYAGAGGGAASGWLAGARLGTELGDRFALAGVVLVGNASASPSYGAFDLLMIGGDLRAAVWRGADRQGVDRLLLYLHGRAGWLATRPDGLFGSSDLLLGGGPGLEYYTHLRHFSIGLALDGIYAVSAGAPGLAVTPTVTYTF encoded by the coding sequence ATGACCCCGACCCGCGCCGCGCTCGGGCTCGCCGTGCTGCTCGCCGCGGCCGCCGCCCGGGCCGCCGAGCCGGCCCCGCCGCTCGAGGAGGACCCGCGCGCGCCGCGCTTCCACGAGGTGGAGCACGGCGCCTTCACCACGCTCGAGACCGGCTGGTTCACGCTCTTCAAGACCCGGGTCGCCGACCGCGCGCGCTACCCCTACGCCGGCGCCGGGGGCGGCGCCGCCAGCGGCTGGCTCGCCGGGGCGCGGCTCGGGACCGAGCTCGGCGACCGCTTCGCGCTCGCGGGGGTGGTGCTGGTCGGCAACGCGAGCGCGAGCCCCTCGTACGGAGCCTTCGACCTCCTGATGATCGGGGGCGACCTGCGCGCCGCCGTCTGGCGCGGCGCCGACCGGCAGGGGGTGGACCGGCTCCTGCTGTACCTGCACGGGCGGGCCGGCTGGCTCGCCACCCGCCCCGACGGGCTGTTCGGGTCGAGCGACCTGCTCCTCGGGGGCGGTCCCGGGCTGGAGTACTACACGCACCTGCGCCACTTCTCGATCGGGCTGGCGCTGGACGGGATCTACGCCGTCTCGGCGGGGGCTCCGGGGCTCGCCGTCACGCCGACCGTGACCTACACCTTCTAG
- a CDS encoding AgmX/PglI C-terminal domain-containing protein codes for MASPITLEVYRGDELVRTERFDRQVIKIGRLATAHLRLEDERVARLHSVIEVGGDGALSIVDMGSAAGTIVNGRRVSRGPLRPGDQITLGALRIVLAANTAMNLAEPAETPRPPIQPAPEDPPRPAPPPEPEPVVPEQAAPARAGDAAAAAEGGAGVELRLFWGDALLACGTFARPAQPVRIGDGPRCAIEVPAELLPEPEFPVLRFEGGEHRLSFGAAMTGARLEDGRARPLAELCERGEALPEAAEGVRSVTVPARGFVRVELGSGLTLEAWPRTPPRAAVSPLWRQLELKFARLFLLLLAGEAALVALAVSDAKGDARGYERPAPQRLARWVMPAEPPRRDPYVEKLKRAAERAGDPGERAARHRGVEGQMGRKDAPRTEGRSAPRAVDPRSREQVRNLGLLAAVRGRNGQAGLSTIFGQGGLGGDLQGAVGNLFGPVVADSRGAGGLGLKGAGPGGGGAGDTIGIGAVGTRGRGGGLAGYGDGVGGLGKKGDRAVAIATDDARVLGAVDAELVRKVIRDHASQIRYCYEQQLAVDPRLAGKVSVRWQIGPDGRASRLSVEGAETTLKNGAVHDCMLSRIATWDFPKPKGGGIALIKYPWILRSSGGG; via the coding sequence ATGGCGAGCCCCATCACGCTCGAGGTCTACCGCGGAGACGAGCTCGTCCGGACCGAGCGGTTCGACCGGCAGGTGATCAAGATCGGCCGGCTCGCCACCGCCCACCTCCGGCTCGAGGACGAGCGGGTGGCGCGGCTCCACTCGGTCATCGAGGTGGGCGGGGACGGCGCCCTGTCGATCGTGGACATGGGCAGCGCCGCCGGGACCATCGTGAACGGGCGCCGGGTGAGCCGCGGCCCGCTCCGGCCGGGCGACCAGATCACGCTCGGCGCGCTGCGGATCGTCCTCGCCGCCAACACCGCCATGAACCTCGCGGAGCCGGCGGAGACGCCGCGCCCGCCCATCCAGCCGGCCCCCGAGGACCCGCCGCGGCCGGCGCCGCCGCCCGAGCCGGAGCCGGTGGTGCCGGAGCAGGCCGCCCCCGCGCGCGCCGGGGACGCGGCGGCGGCCGCGGAGGGCGGGGCCGGGGTCGAGCTCCGGCTCTTCTGGGGCGACGCGCTCCTCGCCTGCGGGACCTTCGCCCGCCCCGCCCAGCCGGTGCGCATCGGCGACGGGCCCCGCTGCGCCATCGAGGTGCCGGCCGAGCTCCTCCCGGAGCCGGAGTTCCCGGTCCTGCGCTTCGAGGGGGGCGAGCACCGGCTCTCCTTCGGCGCGGCGATGACCGGCGCGCGGCTGGAGGACGGCCGGGCGCGCCCGCTCGCCGAGCTCTGCGAGCGCGGCGAGGCGCTGCCCGAGGCGGCCGAGGGCGTGCGCTCGGTGACGGTGCCGGCGCGCGGCTTCGTGCGCGTCGAGCTCGGGTCGGGGCTCACGCTCGAGGCCTGGCCGCGCACGCCGCCCCGGGCCGCGGTCTCGCCGCTCTGGAGGCAGCTCGAGCTCAAGTTCGCCCGGCTCTTCCTGCTGCTCCTCGCCGGCGAGGCGGCGCTGGTGGCGCTCGCGGTGAGCGACGCCAAGGGGGACGCGCGCGGCTACGAGCGCCCCGCGCCGCAGCGGCTGGCGCGCTGGGTCATGCCGGCCGAGCCGCCGCGGCGCGACCCGTACGTCGAGAAGCTGAAGCGCGCCGCGGAGCGCGCCGGCGATCCGGGCGAGCGGGCCGCCCGCCACCGCGGGGTCGAGGGGCAGATGGGGCGCAAGGACGCGCCGCGCACCGAGGGGCGGAGCGCCCCGCGCGCCGTGGACCCGCGCTCGCGCGAGCAGGTGCGCAACCTCGGCCTCCTCGCGGCGGTGCGCGGGCGCAACGGCCAGGCCGGCCTCTCGACCATCTTCGGGCAGGGCGGCCTCGGCGGCGACCTCCAGGGCGCCGTCGGGAACCTCTTCGGCCCGGTGGTGGCCGACAGCCGCGGGGCCGGCGGGCTCGGGCTCAAGGGCGCCGGCCCGGGCGGCGGCGGCGCGGGCGACACCATCGGCATCGGCGCGGTCGGCACGCGCGGCCGCGGCGGCGGGCTCGCCGGCTACGGCGACGGCGTGGGCGGGCTCGGCAAGAAGGGCGATCGCGCGGTGGCCATCGCCACCGACGACGCCCGCGTCCTCGGGGCGGTGGACGCGGAGCTGGTCCGCAAGGTGATCCGCGACCACGCCTCCCAGATCCGCTACTGCTACGAGCAGCAGCTCGCGGTGGACCCGCGCCTCGCCGGGAAGGTCTCGGTGCGCTGGCAGATCGGCCCCGACGGGCGCGCCAGCCGCCTCTCGGTGGAGGGGGCCGAGACCACGCTCAAGAACGGCGCGGTGCACGACTGCATGCTGTCGCGCATCGCCACCTGGGACTTCCCGAAGCCGAAGGGCGGGGGGATCGCGCTCATCAAGTACCCCTGGATCCTGCGCTCCTCCGGAGGAGGCTGA
- the cglF gene encoding adventurous gliding motility protein CglF: MARLGTRAAVLAAVVGLGVPAAAGAAPGAEPQAAGTARPAPRVEYEKKTVINFDDDTIQGDLTRPDGEYVESRKKVDHSSLIRIRESWREKVKQAGSEL; the protein is encoded by the coding sequence ATGGCGAGGCTCGGGACGAGGGCGGCGGTGCTGGCGGCGGTGGTGGGGCTCGGCGTTCCGGCGGCGGCCGGCGCGGCGCCCGGGGCGGAGCCGCAGGCGGCGGGGACGGCGAGGCCGGCCCCCCGCGTCGAGTACGAGAAGAAGACCGTCATCAACTTCGACGACGACACCATCCAGGGCGACCTCACCCGGCCCGACGGCGAGTACGTGGAGTCCCGCAAGAAGGTGGACCACTCGAGCCTCATCCGGATCAGGGAGAGCTGGCGGGAGAAGGTGAAGCAGGCCGGGTCGGAGCTGTGA